The DNA window GGTGCCAGTTCTGCCTTGCTGCCGTCTTTCAAACGGATAGACATTATTTTCCGCGTACGATTGGCCTGTTGTACATAAGTATCCGGTACCATAACAGTACGTGTAACGGGTGTTGCCGCCGCTATCGGCATTGCCGGCTGGTGATGGTATCTGTTCCATACAAAGCCGGTAAGGGCGGCACCCAGTACAGCAGCCGCGATCCATTTATAGTAAATGGTCTTCACCTTTTTCTTTTGCCAGCTACGACTTTCAATGACGGCCAGCATTTTGTCGGAAACGTCGGTTGATAAAGTGTGCTCCGGGTGAAAAGAATGCCAGCTCTCTTCTGTTAACCAGGGCTGCAGCGCTTCCGGATGTTCCGCGAAATAAGCGGTGACAGCCTGCTTTTCTACTTCGTTACATTCTCCCCGGAAAAACTTTTCAAGTAATGTTGCTGGATGCTTCATATGTAGTATTCGTTTGAAAACAGTAAATCCCTCACTGCTTAACAATAAGTAAATATTCGGGTGAGAAAAAGGATCAGCAAAGCCAGGCGACGATGGCCGGTAATAACAGTAACAGGGAATCTTTTAGTTGCCGTATTGCACGTACGATGTGATTTTCAACTGTTTTGGGGGAGATGGATAATTGTTTGGCTATCTCTTTATGTGGAAGTCCTTCGAAGCGGCTTAGTTTAAAAACATTTCTCCTGATGGGAGATAGTTGTTCTATACTATTATATACCCGCGTCAATTCTTCTTTCACGGTAAGGTCTGTTTCCATATGCCAGTCGGGCGTTTCCCGGACCAAGGTCTCGGTATGCCGGTTTCTGACCTGTTGCTTGCGCAGGAGATCCGTCATCACGCTTTTGGCTATACGGAAAAGCTGTACGGAAATATCGTAATTTGTTGATAGTTTTTCCCTTTTTTCCCAAAGTAATATGAAAGACAGCTGTACTGTCTCTTCAGACAGGTAAGCGGAATGTGTACATTTCAATACGTAGAAATAGAGCTTTGTATGATATTGTTGATATATCATTTTGAAACACTCGATATTTCCATTCTTTATATCCTGTACGATACTTTCCATAATGACCGCAAATATCCAATGGACCTAAACAAGATACAAGGAATTACTGATTATATTATTGTTATTTTGGTGACTCCTTATTTCTTCAGTTTCAATACTAACGGAGCAGTAGCTACGCCCGGAATGGTGACTGTAATAGACAGGTCCAGGGTAGAATCGCTTACATTTTCGATCCAGTGTGGATCATTATTACCTTTTTGGTTTGTGAGTAAAAATACCGCATCGTGTACATCCAGTTTCCAGGTGCCTGCATTACCGGCAGTGGGCAGTATCAGATCAGTACAGCCTTTGATATTGAATTTGCCATCGGCGCCGAACTGATAAGTGTTGTTGGTGGTACAGGTAAATAATGCACCGGCCTGGCCTAAGAGGGGCGCCAGTTTAATGATGCTGGTGCCGGCAGGAATATTTTGCCCGCCAAGCTTTACCGGAACGGCAAAAACAATATCCTTTTGTTGCCAGTTACCTGCTACCAGTCCGTATTTGGCGGATTTATCAGGAGCAGCGTCCTGGCTCTTTTTACACGATGCCATTAGCAGCTGCCCTGCTGCCAATAGTGCCAGTGCTTTTACAGGGATTGAATTACGCATAACTTTTTTACGTTAAATGATAGGGATGATGAATAACTTGCTACAGAAGCCTTTATTATGTATTCGTTTGGAAAAGATAAATCCCTCATCTGGTAACAATTAGTTCATATAGGGAGTACAAATGACGGAGTTGCGGCATTATATTGCCGTAAGGTCTGTCCCTTCTCATTACGCAATGTACCTAGCTGACGTTTATATATTTTTAGAAAGGGAGCCAGCAGGTATCTTTCATTTTTTTCCATAGGTTGTCACATTTGGGAATCATGGGGTGTCTTTATGTATGAACTAAAAAATATTTAAGGAGGACATTCATTATGGCATTACGTATTTCAAAAGCGGAGCTCCCGGTTGAGCTCAGGGAAAACATGATCAGGCAGTTTGGCGCCGTTCCTGAGCCTGTTGAGGTTGTATGGCACAACCCCCAGGTTGCCACCGCCTCCCTTGAGTTGGGGCGCAGGGTGAGTGAGTGGAACGCATGTGACGAGCATCTCAAGTCGTTTGCGCATATGGCTGTCGCGGCATTGGTCGGCTGCAGCTGGTGCCTCGATATAGGCTACTTTCAGGCACAGAACCAGGGCTTAGACCTGGCTAAGGCCAGCCAGGTGCCATGCTGGAGAGCGTCAAATGTATTTACACCACAGGAGCGGGACGTGATGGAGTATGCTGAGGCGATGAGCAACACGCCTACGACCGTCACTGATGAGTTGTCTGCGCGTTTGCTGGAACAACTTGGCCCCGCAGCATTGGTGGAGCTGACTGCGTTCATCGGCTTTGCTAATCTGTCGACCAGGGTCAACACGGCGCATGGCATCACGTCGCAGGGATACTCTGATGCTTGCGCAATTCCGTTAACTAAACGTGCCGGAAAGTCCGGCGTAGTATTGAAATGATGGTTCAGGATCCCTTTATTTCCCACCGGAACCTGCTATTCACGGTCGCTTACGAGATGCTCGGTTCGGCGACTGATGCAGAAGATGTACTGCAGGAGGCCTGGCTCCGGTGGGTCAACGTTGATCAATCGCAGGTAAGTAACCCGCGTGCATACCTTATCCGGATCGTCACGCGGCAGGCGCTCAATTGGATGCGAACGTTGTCGCGTCGCCGTGAGGAATACGTCGGTGAGTGGCTGCCGGAGCCACTGCTGACAAGCCCCGATGTAGCCGAGGACCTTGAATTGTCAGAAAGCATCTCGATCGCTATGTTGATTGTGTTGGAAACACTAGGGCCGACGGAACGCGCCGTATTCGTGCTCCGCGAGGTTTTCAACCTGCCATATGGCGAGATCTCCGAAATAATCGGAAAACCTGCGGCTACGGTTCGGCAGATCGCGCGAAGAGCACGTGAGCATGTTGCGGCCAGACGTCAACGGGAGCTGGTAAGCCGGTCCGAACAGCAAGCCGTGGTGGAGCGGTTCCTGGCCGCGTTACGAACCGGACAAGTGCAGCAACTGATGGAGGTCCTGGCACCGGACGTTGTTCTGATTGCTGATGGTGGCGGACTTGTGGCTGCTGCTCCGGCTCCGGTCCACGGGGTAGAGCTGGTGGCGAATTTGCTCACGCGCCCCAACCGGGTGATTACTGCAAATGGTTTGTGGCTTAATGGTGAGCCGGGAGTCTGTTTCGAAAGTGACGGCGCTACTGCCGCAGTGAGCTTCGTTGTGGAGAATGGGCGGGTCGTCCGGATCTATGCGATCGCAAATCCTCAAAAGCTGACAAGACTGGGCAAACCAACCGAACTCGCCAGGTAGGTCGTGGTTTGGCACGTGCACAAAGCTGGAGGTATGGAATTACGAGAAGGGAATGCACAGTCCGGATTAATTGATATCATACTTTGAAATAGCAATATATTTTGATAAATTGAGTACCATTTTATTTAATTGAACTCTCCGATATTCAATACCGATAAAGGAACATAACAGGAACGAATTTTATGAATAAACTATTGATTGTACTCGGAGCTCCCAATGATCATTTGGGAAACTTGTCACAAATAGCAAAAGATAGATTGGCCTGTGCGCATAATTTTTATATCGCAAACGACAACTTTAAACTTGTTTGTACAGGAGGCTTTGGTCAACACTTTAATACAACCGATAAGCCTCATCATTATTATGCTAAAAAGTATCTTATGGACAGAAACATTCCCGCGGATGCTTTTCTAACCTGTCCACCTTCTTCCAATACTATCGAAGATTTTCAGATGACTAAAGATTTGGTACTTGAGGAGAAACCCGACATCCTGGTGATTATAACGTCCGACTTTCATCTTTCCAGGGCCAAGGTCTTGTATAATAAGATTATCAATTATCCAAAGGTTGTTTTTATCCCGGCTTCTTCTTCTTTGCCGAAAGAGCAACTGTTGCCACTATTGGAGCATGAGTCACGAGCTTTGAAAAAACTAAACGAGATCGATTCGATATAGGATTTTATAATTTTCGTAGTCCTCCAATCTACGGTGGCTGCCGCTAAGTAGTTAAAACGCCTTCAAGTCTTTTGACTTGAAGGCGTTTTTGTTATTACCACCGTATGATGAAAACAATAGCAGGACCAAAGACGGAGGTGGTGTTCATACGGCTTTGTGGTTGAAACTATAGATAGCCCTCTGTCCTGATTTTATCCGGAATATTTCCAATACTTTTTTTGCCAGTTACAAATGATTATCGGTTGCATTTTGTGGCTGTAACAGCGCAATAGCCTTTGTGCTGCAGTAGTCTGTATAATTTTAAGTGTATAAGTAACAATTATACTTTTCCAACAGGGGCTGCTGTATCGTAGCAATGAGGGGTTGTAGTTTAATGATCATTTTCCCACTCTTCAAATTTAGCTAGTTATGAAAATCCACCCCCTGATTACCACACTATTACTATGTCTGTTATGCTGGTCGCGCACTTCGGCCAGTTACATGTCAGCAAATCCAACGAGCGCACAGTCTGTCGCCGACACATCTGTTTCGTCACTAATCAGCAGTGCAGAATGGGATGTACTGTTTCCACACCGTTTCAATCCGGACGACCGGACCGGCGCCGGGACACTGCCCACAAGTCCGGACAAGGATTTCTACTCCTATAGCAACTTCGTGGAAGCTGTACGGCGTATGTCCAACGTTAAAGTCCTGCTGGAAAGACGCTGTGGTACTGATTACTACCGGATTACCCGTACTGATAAAACCACGGGTGTCACCACGGTGATCAGAACCGATCCCGGGTTCAATGATCCTACCTGGAACGGGCTTGCCATTATTACCCAGGTGCTGGACTATGGTACATTTGTGGCAGAAGGTGATATCAATGCCCGGAAAAGGGAGCTGGTAGCCTTCCTGGCCAACATATCCCAGGAAACAACCGGAGGCTGGCCCACAGCCCCAGGCGGGCAATACGCCTGGGGACTGTATTTCCGCGAAGAACAAGGTTACGAAGGAACCAACAACATCGGCTACCGGGATGAGACCAATACCATGTATCCGCCTGCACCGGGAAAATCGTATCATGGCAGAGGCCCTATTCAGCTCAGTTACAACTACAACTATGGCCAGGCCAGTGAGCTGATATTCGGCGACAAAAACGTATTGCTGGCTAATCCGGAAAAAGTGATTCAGGATGGCGCCATCGCTTTTGAAACTGGTATCTGGTTCTGGATGGCTCCTCAGTATCCCAAACCATCATGCCATGACGTAATGGTTCCCGGCAAATGGACGCCCACACCGGCCCAGCAGGCTGCCGGCATCAAGCCAGGATTTGGCGCTACCATCAATATCATTAATGGTGGCCTCGAATGCGGCAGCGGACAGGAAAACACCAAAGCGCTGAGCCGCATCGCACACTATCAGCGTTATGCCACCATCAAGCAGGTAAGCCTGGAACTTAACGGTGGTAATAATACCGCCAATTGCGGATGCGCCAGTATGTCCAGATTCACCGTTGACAACGGAGAGTGTGCCAGCCTTACATCCATCAGTTTTCTACAACCCGCCAATGGAATCCTTTCTACTACTTCATTAGGCCCGGTTACCCTGGCCGTTACCAAAAATGATCCGCGTAATGAGATCAGTAAAATCCAGATCACTGTAAATGGTCAGCTTTTCAATGATTCCATTATACAATGGACGCCACCGGGATACAATAAGTATACTGCCACGGCCAGGGGTATACGAAATGGACTTGATACAGTTACCACTACTGTAAGTTTTGCGGTATGGAACACCCGTACATTCGAAGGTTGCGTCAATCTTCCGCAGTGGCAAGCCTCCCAGAACTATACTACTGCAGGAAATATTGTGCTCTACAACAACAATATTTACCGTAATAAGTGGTGGGCAGGCAGTGCCAGCGTACCTGGCAGTAGCGATACATGGGAGCTGCTGGGCGCCTGTACCAACGGCCCACGGACTGATACCGGCTGTAGTGGTATTGCCTCATGGATATCCTCTAAAGCCTATTCTGCCGGCGATCAGGCTGTGTATAAAAACAAAATCTATAAGGCCAACTGGTGGACGCAAAACAGCCAGCCCGACCAGAACAGCGGAGCAGGACAGCCCTGGGCATACATACGGGATTGTGGCAGCACAGCAGCTATCAGTCAGCCAGTAAACAGTGCAGTGGTTTACCCCAATCCTGTTGAGGGTAACGTACTGAATGTGAAATTCTCTGCACCGGCAGGCGGGAAATTCTATCTGTCAATCCTCCATAGCACAACGTTACAGCGTGTCAAACAGGTGTACTATGTAGCATCTCATGATGGCTCCCATACCGTGCAGCTGGATGTAAGCCGTCTTCCCACCGGCTCCTGGATACTTCAGATCAGTGGTGACGGTAGCAACAGAAACAGTGCCGTTACTTTTATAAAAAATTAAACCCGGCGAAGCCATTAACAGCCCTGTATGCAGCAAACCTTCCCAGTGTCTTGCTGCATGCAGGGCTGTCGGCTTTTTGGGAAGATATATCGTGATAACTTCCTTTACTTCTTGAAAGTATATTACTTCAGTTTTTAATAAAAGAAATTATCTTTAGCGTACTTAACCTATGTCATGAATAAACAGGAATTTTACGCAGCATTAACCGCCAACAATTTAGACAAATACAAGCCCCAGTTCGAGGCCCTCATGAAAGACACTATCAGATATAATCTGACTCCCATCTCAGACTACAACGATGTACAGCCAGGGGCATCCAGGATAGGTGGTACCCCCGACCTCCCGGAGAGTATAGCCTGGCCTACTGATAATAAGGGTAACTATTTGTCATTTATAGCACAGCTCCGTTTGCAGGAAATCAAGCCTTTCGATACTTATAATGTGCTTCCCGATGCTGGCTATCTCTTCTTTTTCTATGATGCCGATCAAAGCATGGGAGGATATTCCCCGGATGAAAGACACCTGTTCAGCGTGATCTATTTCGAAGGTGCGGAAGAAGATCTCAGGTTTCCCGATTTCCCGGAATCGTTGAGCGCACAGTACGCTCCTTGTGCTCTCTCCTTTGAAACACAGGTTTCCATGCCTTACAAGTGGGGCAAAGAATTCTCCTTCCTGAGCAGTGAAGAAAGAGATACCTATGGAGAGCAGATATGGAAGGAGGCAGAGACCAATAAAACATTGGGCCATGCTGACATCCTTCAGGGCGAGATGGAAACGTTGTGCCAGATAGTGACTAATAAAGAATTTACGGGCGACTTTAATAAGTTTAACGGTCCGGAATATGATGAACTGAGAGCTGGCGCTAAAGACTGGCAGCTATTGTTGCAGGTAGACAGCAACGAAGGAAATGCTAACATGATGTGGGCAGACCTGGGACGTTTATATTTCTGGATAAAAAAACAGGATCTGAAAGAGAAAAATTTTGATAACTGCTGGTGCGTGTTGCAGGATATGTAATGTGTATGTGAAGAATGCTTATTTTCGGATATAAATACCCCTTTATCCCAAAATCAATTCCATCATGAATCTTAGTATTCAATCTTCCAGTCTGTTAATCCGCGATTTTTCAAAAAACGACTGGGAGGCATTACATCGTTTGTACATGATGCCCGAAACAGTGAGATATAATCCAAGTGGATATCCGGAAAATGAATCTGTGACAAAGGCGCTGGTGGATGAATGGTCGGCACAACAGCAAGCTGCGGAGAGAGAGAAGTACACTGCGGCTATAATTAATAAGGCAGATAACAATTTTGTTGGTGTTATTTCATTGGATCTGGGTGAGACAAAATACAGAAAAGGGGAAGTGTGGTATAAGCTTTTACCCGAATGGTGGGGGAGAGGATATGCTACCGAGGCGATGAACTGTATGCTGGCTTTTGGTTTCGGCCCGTTGAAATTACATAGGATAGAATGTGGCTGCAGTATTCAAAATATAGGGTCGTATCGGGTAATGGAAAAGGTAGGTATGACGCGGGAAGGTATTAAACGCAAAGTATTGCCATTGGAAGATGGATGGCATGATGCATATGTTTATGGGATATTGGCATCTGAATTTGGAGGGAATGCAGATTGAATTGCAATCAAATGTTTTTAGTGAATTAGCCCCAACCCGGAATGTTTTACAAAAAGGTTTTCAGCCGGACAGGCTCCCGCGAAGACAATAACGAGAATGGGCAGCC is part of the Chitinophaga flava genome and encodes:
- a CDS encoding glycoside hydrolase family 19 protein; its protein translation is MKIHPLITTLLLCLLCWSRTSASYMSANPTSAQSVADTSVSSLISSAEWDVLFPHRFNPDDRTGAGTLPTSPDKDFYSYSNFVEAVRRMSNVKVLLERRCGTDYYRITRTDKTTGVTTVIRTDPGFNDPTWNGLAIITQVLDYGTFVAEGDINARKRELVAFLANISQETTGGWPTAPGGQYAWGLYFREEQGYEGTNNIGYRDETNTMYPPAPGKSYHGRGPIQLSYNYNYGQASELIFGDKNVLLANPEKVIQDGAIAFETGIWFWMAPQYPKPSCHDVMVPGKWTPTPAQQAAGIKPGFGATINIINGGLECGSGQENTKALSRIAHYQRYATIKQVSLELNGGNNTANCGCASMSRFTVDNGECASLTSISFLQPANGILSTTSLGPVTLAVTKNDPRNEISKIQITVNGQLFNDSIIQWTPPGYNKYTATARGIRNGLDTVTTTVSFAVWNTRTFEGCVNLPQWQASQNYTTAGNIVLYNNNIYRNKWWAGSASVPGSSDTWELLGACTNGPRTDTGCSGIASWISSKAYSAGDQAVYKNKIYKANWWTQNSQPDQNSGAGQPWAYIRDCGSTAAISQPVNSAVVYPNPVEGNVLNVKFSAPAGGKFYLSILHSTTLQRVKQVYYVASHDGSHTVQLDVSRLPTGSWILQISGDGSNRNSAVTFIKN
- a CDS encoding GNAT family N-acetyltransferase; its protein translation is MNLSIQSSSLLIRDFSKNDWEALHRLYMMPETVRYNPSGYPENESVTKALVDEWSAQQQAAEREKYTAAIINKADNNFVGVISLDLGETKYRKGEVWYKLLPEWWGRGYATEAMNCMLAFGFGPLKLHRIECGCSIQNIGSYRVMEKVGMTREGIKRKVLPLEDGWHDAYVYGILASEFGGNAD
- a CDS encoding YwqG family protein encodes the protein MNKQEFYAALTANNLDKYKPQFEALMKDTIRYNLTPISDYNDVQPGASRIGGTPDLPESIAWPTDNKGNYLSFIAQLRLQEIKPFDTYNVLPDAGYLFFFYDADQSMGGYSPDERHLFSVIYFEGAEEDLRFPDFPESLSAQYAPCALSFETQVSMPYKWGKEFSFLSSEERDTYGEQIWKEAETNKTLGHADILQGEMETLCQIVTNKEFTGDFNKFNGPEYDELRAGAKDWQLLLQVDSNEGNANMMWADLGRLYFWIKKQDLKEKNFDNCWCVLQDM
- a CDS encoding carboxymuconolactone decarboxylase family protein yields the protein MALRISKAELPVELRENMIRQFGAVPEPVEVVWHNPQVATASLELGRRVSEWNACDEHLKSFAHMAVAALVGCSWCLDIGYFQAQNQGLDLAKASQVPCWRASNVFTPQERDVMEYAEAMSNTPTTVTDELSARLLEQLGPAALVELTAFIGFANLSTRVNTAHGITSQGYSDACAIPLTKRAGKSGVVLK
- a CDS encoding RNA polymerase sigma factor, with translation MESIVQDIKNGNIECFKMIYQQYHTKLYFYVLKCTHSAYLSEETVQLSFILLWEKREKLSTNYDISVQLFRIAKSVMTDLLRKQQVRNRHTETLVRETPDWHMETDLTVKEELTRVYNSIEQLSPIRRNVFKLSRFEGLPHKEIAKQLSISPKTVENHIVRAIRQLKDSLLLLLPAIVAWLC
- a CDS encoding YdcF family protein — protein: MNKLLIVLGAPNDHLGNLSQIAKDRLACAHNFYIANDNFKLVCTGGFGQHFNTTDKPHHYYAKKYLMDRNIPADAFLTCPPSSNTIEDFQMTKDLVLEEKPDILVIITSDFHLSRAKVLYNKIINYPKVVFIPASSSLPKEQLLPLLEHESRALKKLNEIDSI
- a CDS encoding RNA polymerase sigma-70 factor gives rise to the protein MMVQDPFISHRNLLFTVAYEMLGSATDAEDVLQEAWLRWVNVDQSQVSNPRAYLIRIVTRQALNWMRTLSRRREEYVGEWLPEPLLTSPDVAEDLELSESISIAMLIVLETLGPTERAVFVLREVFNLPYGEISEIIGKPAATVRQIARRAREHVAARRQRELVSRSEQQAVVERFLAALRTGQVQQLMEVLAPDVVLIADGGGLVAAAPAPVHGVELVANLLTRPNRVITANGLWLNGEPGVCFESDGATAAVSFVVENGRVVRIYAIANPQKLTRLGKPTELAR